The following coding sequences lie in one Phalacrocorax aristotelis chromosome 2, bGulAri2.1, whole genome shotgun sequence genomic window:
- the SAMD9L gene encoding sterile alpha motif domain-containing protein 9-like → MENTNAEKKEKSHSYQHIEQWTKEEVKQWATEVVKIDQKYAEILFKQAVTGSSLKLATKADFVDMGIPHGPALEIIDFLKKHDILAQGSNQTVEQEGTEQSLDEGEDGEIAKKECKKKYQSLYSSILHDSKTDLIEDKKAMKPADEQNASEKPLSSSQHPTGKMCMPYPFDNFSDGTRYIQYNILNVPETGPLNLIDPAHEFKLLTNTEKALEEDIMMKFSNEVFRFAAACMNSRTNGTIHFGVRDNPHGEIEGIEVTKKEAYVDHFNKFIGKYFINNYTSIAKACIRQPRFVEVLLQNGTPSHRFVIEIDVVPSHCHCGTKYFCTNTYEYDSKRWIKTVFIRDGASSKNIKKPQEFETFKGTLTSLADSRKRAEEEYNLKQKKSMNEGLKLVSLLTGNRDSLDSSYYDYYILVTNKCHPSQTSHLDFLQEIKWFAVLDFDSESEMNGVFKTYKKNRNAKPHFPDYYENKVGSASGEAEKLKLHQETNWIFCNGGSDFKGNNELPLDPTSWQRDRAAGVRKMISFLSHKDVKQSGKFLIVFLLLSTVEDPADPLTETFMTFYQELKGLEYIVCICIGAGTYQRWKDLLHARGISEEAFSNKCVSNLTLQMVNGTIIKLKSMTHSSERLLPSVGHSTVLLKKKEDSMAALEILCENECKNTGIEEDADKFKNFLKEREEDFYRGGKVSWWNFYFASENYTSDFIRRDSYEKLEHLIVSSFNSANQSPVKIINLYHHPGCGGTTLAMHILWDLRKQFRCAVLKNKQSDFGTQLTTLLTCGANNDTGYLPVLLLVDDFEEEESIYFLQKEIQAAIIEKCIPYVNPLVIILNCMRSQNPDENSRINSSNSISLKHILSEKEQRAFDQKLKYIEKVHQNPDNFYAFMIMKKNFDTHYIKKVVKNTLHNLNTASKEAQLVCYLTLLNAYVRTSTVSISLCEEFLGINSREIGCSKDKLIEKMKICSNILIYDQVHEYTRYKGLRIIHPLIASHCLTELKLTYDLPKSEITLHLLKEDLFYNSSLKQDKLIRDTQTLLITRQRKEHGDESDTLFSPLIEAIHREEKSGNVECVLKQASARFEQNAYICQALARYFYIKERKFDSALYWAKAAKQRAPHNSYISDTLGQVFKNKLRTYAEYKAKSAVLRAEELEYLLELAQNASHAFRESQQQAENAGNEQYSHHQKFKRKFETYNTAGYQGEIETGLYVIDVLWQVPFFRKDLQCRKNMIKYLSGNSDLAVDNTESEMVKVLERYTSFLCNLRSRLKRAFDFFEDYFVFFKTQTNEKEVVDAKLYEKVQERFTKYKEIFCDFSFEQLKSQQVSKWPMSQHIKAYRDTVEASKAGSFSGILEYLHRNHRNDDGEIEDIVEAYAFLCEENAQATLKDKQNLILANVVLNCIKPITANLYSKLESLLLNILQEVEPTSHCVEPFFLASLFFWPQNIKQLNEESRKMETFVRRLSESFKELYGTLHRSRQPVALFYLAKGSGLNRFVHKGKIDQLFRSLSEQDLNSLWQSGNIWKEQAVQDLLLPLHGRAEGKVIYIDYGSNETFRIPVQPVPSCLLKNGPNIERVSFYLAFSIAGLLAYNTQSLSLRQ, encoded by the coding sequence atgGAAAACACTAAcgctgaaaaaaaagagaaatcacatTCATATCAACATATTGAACAGTGGACAAAAGAGGAAGTCAAACAATGGGCAACTGAAGTTGTTAAGATTGACCAGAAATATGCAGAAATCCTGTTTAAACAAGCTGTGACTGGTTCTAGTTTGAAACTGGCAACTAAAGCAGATTTTGTAGACATGGGCATACCTCATGGGCCTGCTCTTGAAATAATAGATTTCCTGAAAAAACATGACATTCTAGCTCAAGGTTCAAACCAGACTGTGGAACAAGAAGGCACTGAGCAGAGTCTTGACGAAGGAGAAGATGGAGAAATTGCAAAGAAAGAGTGCAAGAAGAAATATCAGTCATTGTATTCCAGTATACTGCATGATTCTAAGACGGACCTCatagaagacaaaaaagcaaTGAAGCCAGCTGATGAACAGAATGCATCAGAGAAGCCACTGTCAAGCAGCCAGCACCCAACTGGAAAGATGTGTATGCCATATCCTTTTGATAATTTCAGTGATGGTACTCGATACATACAGTATAATATTCTTAATGTCCCTGAAACAGGGCCACTCAATCTCATTGATCCAGCACATGAATTCAAATTACTTACCAACACAGAGAAGGCACTAGAAGAGGATATCATGATGAAATTTAGCAATGAAGTCTTTAGATTCGCTGCAGCCTGCATGAACTCCCGCACAAATGGCACTATTCATTTTGGAGTACGTGACAATCCACATGGGGAAATTGAAGGAATAGAAGTCACCAAGAAGGAAGCATATGTTGatcattttaataaattcatTGGAAAGTACTTTATCAACAATTACACCAGCATTGCAAAAGCTTGCATTAGACAGCCTAGATTTGTGGAAGTATTATTACAAAATGGAACTCCATCACATAGGTTTGTCATTGAAATAGATGTTGTTCCCAGCCACTGCCACTGTggcacaaaatatttctgtaccaACACATATGAATATGATAGTAAGCGTTGGATAAAAACTGTCTTCATCCGGGATGGAGCTAGTtccaaaaatatcaaaaaaccACAAGAATTTGAAACTTTTAAAGGTACCTTGACATCTTTAGCAGATTCTCGtaaaagagcagaggaagaatataatttaaagcaaaagaagtCAATGAATGAAGGACTAAAGCTAGTTAGTCTGCTCACAGGTAACAGGGACTCACTAGATAGCTCTTATTATGACTACTACATTTTGGTAACAAACAAGTGTCACCCAAGTCAAACTTCACACTTAGACTTTTTACAGGAAATAAAGTGGTTTGCTGTGCTTGACTTTGATTCTGAATCAGAAATGAATGGTGTGTTCAAGACTTACAAAAAAAATCGAAATGCCAAACCTCACTTCCCAGATTATTATGAAAACAAGGTGGGCTCAGCTTCTGGAgaagctgaaaaactgaaactgCATCAGGAGACCAACTGGATTTTTTGCAATGGTGGATCAGACTTCAAAGGCAATAATGAACTACCATTAGATCCCACTTCATGGCAACGAGACAGAGCTGCTGGTGTCAGAAAAatgatttcctttctttcacacAAAGATGTAAAGCAGAGTGGAAAGTTTTTAAtagtgtttcttttgctttccacaGTGGAAGATCCAGCAGATCCCCTTACTGAGACTTTTATGACATTTTACCAAGAATTAAAGGGACTAGAATACATTGTCTGCATTTGCATTGGTGCAGGTACATACCAGCGATGGAAAGATCTTCTGCATGCTAGAGGCATTAGTGAGGAAgcattttcaaacaaatgtgTTTCTAATTTAACCCTGCAAATGGTAAATGGTACcatcataaaattaaaatcaatgacACACTCTTCTGAAAGACTTCTGCCCTCTGTTGGTCATTCTACTGTTCttctaaagaagaaagaagactCCATGGCAGCATTGGAAATACTTTgtgaaaatgaatgcaaaaacACAGGAATAGAGGAGGATGCGGATAAGTTTAAGAATTTCCTGAAAGAGCGGGAAGAAGATTTTTATCGAGGTGGTAAAGTATCCTGGTGGAATTtctattttgcttctgaaaattataCTTCAGATTTTATCAGAAGGGACAGTTATGAAAAGCTTGAACACCTAATTGTGTCTTCATTTAACAGTGCTAATCAATCACCTGTAAAAATTATCAACCTTTACCACCACCCAGGCTGTGGTGGGACAACATTAGCTATGCATATCCTTTGGGATCTTCGGAAACAATTCAGATGTGctgttctgaaaaacaaacaaagtgATTTTGGGACACAGTTGACAACTTTACTCACCTGTGGAGCTAACAATGACACAGGCTATTTACCAGTGTTACTTCTTGTAGATGAttttgaagaggaagaaagcatctattttctgcagaaagaaattcAGGCAGCTATAATAGAAAAATGCATTCCATATGTAAATCCTTTAGTGATCATTCTAAACTGTATGAGATCTCAGAATCCTGATGAAAATTCAAGAATCAATTCCTcaaacagtatttctttaaaacatatcctttctgaaaaagagcaaagggCCTTTGATCAGAAgctaaaatatattgaaaaggTGCATCAAAATCCTGACAATTTCTATGCATTTATGattatgaagaaaaactttgatacacattacattaaaaaagtgGTAAAAAATACCTTGCATAACTTGAATACTGCCTCTAAAGAAGCACAACTTGTTTGCTATCTGACACTGCTAAACGCATATGTAAGAACATCTACAGTTTCAATATCACTATGTGAAGAATTCTTAGGAATTAATTCTCGAGAGATTGGCTGCAGTAAAGATAAATTGatagaaaagatgaaaatttgTTCCAATATTCTAATATATGATCAGGTACATGAATACACAAGATACAAAGGTCTTCGTATCATTCACCCATTGATAGCATCTCACTGCCTAACAGAATTGAAACTAACCTATGACTTGCCTAAAAGTGAAATTACATTGCATTTATTGAAAGAAGATCTATTTTATAATTCTTCATTAAAGCAAGACAAACTTATTCGTGATACACAAACCCTGCTGATTACTAGACAGCGCAAGGAACATGGTGATGAGTCAGACACATTGTTTTCCCCCTTAATTGAAGCCATTCATAGGGAAGAGAAGAGTGGTAATGTAGAATGTGTGTTAAAACAAGCATCCGCTAGATTCGAGCAAAATGCTTACATTTGCCAAGCCTTAGCAAGATACTTCTAcattaaagaaaggaaatttgaCTCTGCCTTATACTGGGCCAAAGCAGCCAAACAAAGAGCACCACACAATTCATACATATCAGATACACTAGGtcaagtctttaaaaataagctgaGAACCTATGCAGAGTACAAAGCAAAGAGTGCAGTCCTGAGAGCTGAGGAACTGGAATATTTGCTAGAGCTTGCTCAGAATGCTTCACATGCTTTCAGAGAATCACAGCAACAAGCTGAAAATGCAGGCAATGAACAATATTCACATCAtcaaaagtttaaaagaaagtttGAAACTTACAATACTGCTGGTTATCAGGGTGAGATAGAAACTGGTCTTTATGTTATTGATGTCCTTTGGCAAGTTCCTTTTTTCAGAAAGGACTTACAGTGTAGAAAAAATATGATAAAGTATCTTTCAGGAAATAGTGATTTGGCTGTAGATAACACAGAGAGTGAAATGGTCAAGGTTCTTGAACGTTATACCAGCTTTTTATGTAATTTGCGATCACGGTTGAAAAGGGCATTTGACTTCTTTGAAGACTactttgtgtttttcaaaacacagacgAATGAAAAAGAAGTTGTAGATGCAAAATTGTATGAGAAGGTTCAAGAGCGTTTCaccaaatacaaagaaatattttgtgatttCAGTTTTGAGCAACTGAAAAGTCAACAGGTCTCAAAGTGGCCCATGTCTCAGCATATAAAAGCATACAGGGACACTGTGGAGGCTTCCAAAGCAGGCTCTTTTTCTGGCATTTTGGAATACCTCCACAGAAATCACCGAAATGATGACGGAGAAATAGAAGACATAGTAGAAGCATATGCATTTTTGTGTGAGGAGAATGCACAAGCAACTCTGAAAGAcaaacagaatttaattttggCAAATGTTGTTCTGAACTGCATTAAACCTATAACAGCTAATTTATATTCTAAGCTGGAAAGTCTGCTTCTAAACATTCTGCAGGAAGTGGAACCAACCTCACATTGTGTAGAGCCTTTCTTCCTAGCATCCTTGTTTTTCTGGCCCCAAAATATAAAACAACTAAATGAAGAATCCAGGAAAATGGAAACTTTTGTTAGACGCTTAAGTGAGTCTTTCAAAGAGCTCTATGGAACCCTGCATCGTTCCAGGCAGCCTGTGGCCCTTTTCTATCTGGCAAAAGGCAGTGGCCTGAACAGATTtgttcacaaaggaaaaattgaTCAGCTTTTTCGTTCACTTTCAGAACAGGACCTGAATTCCCTCTGGCAGAGTGGAAATATCTGGAAGGAACAGGCTGTTCAAGATCTTTTGCTTCCTTTGCATGGAAGAGCTGAGGGTAAGGTTATCTACATAGACTATGGCAGCAATGAAACCTTTAGGATACCAGTGCAGCCTGTTCCCTCATGCCTATTGAAAAATGGCCCAAACATAGAAAGAGTGTCTTTTTACCTTGCGTTTTCCATTGCTGGTCTCCTGGCATACAACACACAAAGCCTGTCATTAAGACAATAG